The following are from one region of the Serinus canaria isolate serCan28SL12 chromosome 8, serCan2020, whole genome shotgun sequence genome:
- the OSBPL9 gene encoding oxysterol-binding protein-related protein 9 isoform X4, producing the protein MAGGVDSGFVPSVHDFDKKLTEADAYLQILIDQLKLFDEKLQNCKDDEQRKKIEGLKETTSSMVESIKHCIVLLQIAKDQNNEEKHANGLISTINPVDAVYQPSPLEPSGISTMPSQAVTLPEPAQLCKSEQRPSSLPVGPVVASLGNQTPTPNSTGSGQSAPSSSLTSPSHVNLSPNTVPDFSYSSSEDEFYDADEFYQSSSSPKRCMDSSGSAAVLTRSSTGSSLKRPDTTESLNSSMSNGTNDADLFDPPDDREDDGEGESVEEHKSVIMHLLSQVRLGMDLTKVVLPTFILERRSLLEMYADFFAHPDLFVSISDQKDPKERMVQVVKWYLSAFHAGRKGSVAKKPYNPILGEIFRCHWVLPGTEDDMEPVSEGPVPWVSKSNVTFVAEQVSHHPPISAFYAECFSKRIQFNAHIWTKSKFLGMSIGVHNIGQGCVTCLDHDEHYILTFPNGYGRSILTVPWIELGGECSINCSKTGYSASIVFHTKPFYGGKKHRITAEIFSPNDKKPFCSIEGEWNGVMYAKYSTGENAVFIDTKKMPTIKKKVRKLEDQDDFESRCLWKDVTYNLKIRDIDAATAAKHALEERQRAEARARKENETSWETRLFHEDGECWVYDEPLLKRLAAGKH; encoded by the exons GGTGTGGATTCAGGATTTGTTCCCAGCGTTCATGATTTTGACAAGAAACTTACTGAGGCTGATGCTTATTTACAGATCTTGATAGACCAGTTGAAG ctctttgaTGAAAAACTCCAGAACTGCAAAGATGatgaacagagaaaa AAAATTGAAGGTCTCAAAGAAACAACCAGT agCATGGTAGAATCAATAAAACACTGCATTGTGTTGCTACAGATTGCTAAA gACCAAAATAATGAGGAGAAGCACGCAAATGGACTTATA AGCACCATCAACCCTGTGGACGCTGTGTATCAGCCCAGCCCCTTGGAGCCATCAGGGATCAGCACCATGCCCTCCCAGGCTGTCACACTGCCAG AACCTGCTCAGCTGTGCAAGTCAGAGCAGAGACCCTCCTCTTTGCCAGTGGGACCTGTGGTAGCATCGCTCGGGAACCAGACTCCAACACCAAATAGTACAG GGAGTGGGCAGTCAGCACCTAGCAGCAGTCTCACCTCTCCAAGCCATGTCAACCTGTCTCCAAATACAGTCCCAGATTTTTCTTACTCAAGCAGTGAGGATGAGTTCTATGATGCTGATGAGTTCTACCAGAGCAGTTCTTCCCCAAAGCGATGCATGGA TTCTTCAGGGTCTGCTGCAGTCCTGACTcggagcagcacagggagcagcctgaAACGTCCAGATACCACAGAGTCCCTCAATTCCTCCATGTCTAATGGCACAAATGATGCTG ATCTCTTTGATCCTCCCGACGACCGAGAAGACGATGGGGAAGGAGAGTCGGTGGAGGAGCACAAAAGTGTCATCATGCATCTCTTGTCACAAGTGAGACTAGGCATGGACCTCACCAAG GTGGTTCTCCCAACGTTTATCCTGGAAAGAAGGTCGCTGTTGGAAATGTACGCTGACTTCTTTGCACACCCGGACTTGTTTGTCAG CATTAGTGACCAGAAGGATCCCAAGGAGAGGATGGTTCAGGTGGTGAAATGGTACCTCTCAGCTTTCcatgcaggaaggaaagggtCAGTTGCTAAGAAGCCTTACAATCCCATTCTGGGGGAGATCTTCCGGTGCCACTGGGTGTTGCCTGGCACTGAAGATGACATG GAGCCAGTCTCAGAAGGACCAGTCCCCTGGGTCAGCAAAAGCAACGTCACCTTTGTGGCAGAGCAGGTCTCTCACCATCCTCCAA TTTCAGCATTTTATGCAGAGTGTTTTAGCAAGAGGATACAGTTCAATGCTCACATATGGACCAAGTCCAAATTCCTAGGAATGTCTATTGGGGTTCATAACATAGGGCAAG GGTGTGTTACATGCCTAGATCATGATGAACACTATATTTTGACTTTTCCTAATGGCTATGGAAG GTCTATTCTCACTGTGCCATGGATAGAGCTTGGGGGGGAGTGCAGCATCAATTGCTCAAAGACAGGTTACAGTGCTTCCATTGTCTTCCACACAAAACCATTTTATGGAGGGAAGAAGCACAGAATTACAGCTGAAATTTT tTCTCCAAATGACAAGAAACCCTTCTGCTCCATTGAAGGAGAATGGAATGGGGTCATGTATGCAAAGTACTCCACAGGG gagaatgctgtcTTTATAGATACCAAGAAAATGCCTACAATAAAGAAGAAGGTAAGGAAATTGGAGGACCAAGACGACTTTGAGTCTCGCTG CTTATGGAAGGATGTCACCTACAACCTGAAGATCAGAGACATCGACGCAGCCACGGCTGCCAAGCACGCGCTTGAGGAGCGGCAGAGAGCCGAGGCCAGGGCCAGGAAGGAGAACGAGACCTCTTGGGAAACGAGG TTATTCCACGAGGATGGCGAGTGCTGGGTGTACGACGAGCCGCTGCTGAAGCGCCTCGCTGCCGGCAAGCACTGA
- the OSBPL9 gene encoding oxysterol-binding protein-related protein 9 isoform X5, with amino-acid sequence MPSQAVTLPEPAQLCKSEQRPSSLPVGPVVASLGNQTPTPNSTGSGQSAPSSSLTSPSHVNLSPNTVPDFSYSSSEDEFYDADEFYQSSSSPKRCMDSSGSAAVLTRSSTGSSLKRPDTTESLNSSMSNGTNDADLFDPPDDREDDGEGESVEEHKSVIMHLLSQVRLGMDLTKVVLPTFILERRSLLEMYADFFAHPDLFVSISDQKDPKERMVQVVKWYLSAFHAGRKGSVAKKPYNPILGEIFRCHWVLPGTEDDMEPVSEGPVPWVSKSNVTFVAEQVSHHPPISAFYAECFSKRIQFNAHIWTKSKFLGMSIGVHNIGQGCVTCLDHDEHYILTFPNGYGRSILTVPWIELGGECSINCSKTGYSASIVFHTKPFYGGKKHRITAEIFSPNDKKPFCSIEGEWNGVMYAKYSTGENAVFIDTKKMPTIKKKVRKLEDQDDFESRCLWKDVTYNLKIRDIDAATAAKHALEERQRAEARARKENETSWETRLFHEDGECWVYDEPLLKRLAAGKH; translated from the exons ATGCCCTCCCAGGCTGTCACACTGCCAG AACCTGCTCAGCTGTGCAAGTCAGAGCAGAGACCCTCCTCTTTGCCAGTGGGACCTGTGGTAGCATCGCTCGGGAACCAGACTCCAACACCAAATAGTACAG GGAGTGGGCAGTCAGCACCTAGCAGCAGTCTCACCTCTCCAAGCCATGTCAACCTGTCTCCAAATACAGTCCCAGATTTTTCTTACTCAAGCAGTGAGGATGAGTTCTATGATGCTGATGAGTTCTACCAGAGCAGTTCTTCCCCAAAGCGATGCATGGA TTCTTCAGGGTCTGCTGCAGTCCTGACTcggagcagcacagggagcagcctgaAACGTCCAGATACCACAGAGTCCCTCAATTCCTCCATGTCTAATGGCACAAATGATGCTG ATCTCTTTGATCCTCCCGACGACCGAGAAGACGATGGGGAAGGAGAGTCGGTGGAGGAGCACAAAAGTGTCATCATGCATCTCTTGTCACAAGTGAGACTAGGCATGGACCTCACCAAG GTGGTTCTCCCAACGTTTATCCTGGAAAGAAGGTCGCTGTTGGAAATGTACGCTGACTTCTTTGCACACCCGGACTTGTTTGTCAG CATTAGTGACCAGAAGGATCCCAAGGAGAGGATGGTTCAGGTGGTGAAATGGTACCTCTCAGCTTTCcatgcaggaaggaaagggtCAGTTGCTAAGAAGCCTTACAATCCCATTCTGGGGGAGATCTTCCGGTGCCACTGGGTGTTGCCTGGCACTGAAGATGACATG GAGCCAGTCTCAGAAGGACCAGTCCCCTGGGTCAGCAAAAGCAACGTCACCTTTGTGGCAGAGCAGGTCTCTCACCATCCTCCAA TTTCAGCATTTTATGCAGAGTGTTTTAGCAAGAGGATACAGTTCAATGCTCACATATGGACCAAGTCCAAATTCCTAGGAATGTCTATTGGGGTTCATAACATAGGGCAAG GGTGTGTTACATGCCTAGATCATGATGAACACTATATTTTGACTTTTCCTAATGGCTATGGAAG GTCTATTCTCACTGTGCCATGGATAGAGCTTGGGGGGGAGTGCAGCATCAATTGCTCAAAGACAGGTTACAGTGCTTCCATTGTCTTCCACACAAAACCATTTTATGGAGGGAAGAAGCACAGAATTACAGCTGAAATTTT tTCTCCAAATGACAAGAAACCCTTCTGCTCCATTGAAGGAGAATGGAATGGGGTCATGTATGCAAAGTACTCCACAGGG gagaatgctgtcTTTATAGATACCAAGAAAATGCCTACAATAAAGAAGAAGGTAAGGAAATTGGAGGACCAAGACGACTTTGAGTCTCGCTG CTTATGGAAGGATGTCACCTACAACCTGAAGATCAGAGACATCGACGCAGCCACGGCTGCCAAGCACGCGCTTGAGGAGCGGCAGAGAGCCGAGGCCAGGGCCAGGAAGGAGAACGAGACCTCTTGGGAAACGAGG TTATTCCACGAGGATGGCGAGTGCTGGGTGTACGACGAGCCGCTGCTGAAGCGCCTCGCTGCCGGCAAGCACTGA